In the genome of Acetonema longum DSM 6540, the window CCGCAAACAGGCCGGGGACTGATGTCCGGCAGGTTTCGTCAATATGGATGCCTCCCATCAGGTAATGAGCGCCGGGGGCTGTTTCCACCTGATCGGTGGCCGGCTCCAGGCCATGGGCCCGTATATAGTTATACTGAGCCAGGTTCAGCATCTTTCGGATGGCATCAGTTCCTTTGGGAGAGTCGGCTACCGACCACAGCACCCCGCCTCTGTCTGTACCCCGGCCGTCGGCAATTGCCCCTGCCATCAGACGCATGGCCGTATCTCTCACCGGCAGCGGTTTGGGCAAAATCGGCTGCCCGTTTTTGTCATACACATTGCCGTCCAGCATCTCCGGACTCAAAAACTCATAATGAACAAAGGCTCCTTTAACTGATTCAGGCCAGACAATCACCGTAGGATAAAACAAAACCATTTCCATATCCACCAGCTCAGCCCCCAGCCGGTAGGCTTGGACCAGCCCATCGCCGGTGGCGTCGGCAGGGCAGTCGTTTACCGCCCATAACCACTGGAAACCGCCGGTCGCTACGACCACTGCTTTGGCATTAATCTGAGTCAGACCACCCCGGCGCAGATCCAGGCCCAGCGCTCCGGCGGCTGCACCGGGCAAGTCCTGGCTTTTCAGCAAGCCGGAAACATAAAAGTCATCCACGACAGTGATCCTATCATGATTGCGGCAGGCCCTGGCCAGAGCCGCCGCCAGTCCCACTCCGCCGCCTTTAAAGAACAGGTTGCGGGGTTTGGATTGCCCGGGAAATTGTTTACACTGCAAATCTCCCGCTGTATCACGAACTAATCTGGCGCCGAAGCGTTCGGCATCCAAGGCCCGGGCACAGGCATCCTCAGCCAGAACTTTGACCAGATTCTGATCGGCCAAATAGTAGCCATTCTCTATCGTATCGGTGAAATACCGTTCCGGATCGTCTCCGGCGGCAAAAGGCGCCTGCATGCCGCCGGCAGCGGTCAGGGTAATGCCGGACCGGGCCACCGGTCCCTTGTTGACCAACAATACTTGGGACCCGGCTTCGGCTGCCGCCAACGCGGCCCGCAAACCGCCGCCGCCCGCCCCGATTACCAGCACGTCTGTTTGCATCTGTTCCGTTATCTTCATACTTTTTATTTCCCCCTAGAATCTGTTGCAAAACTTATCTGCAGCCTCGAATCGGAGACCGTTCAAAAAGGTTCAGATGCAAGGTAAAAGCAACGCCTGCGTTGCCGTACTAGTGAAGAATTTAGGTGACTTTTCGGCTTATGAGAAATCATCCACTACCTATCTCCCCGAAAAGTCACAAATTCTGATACAGCGCGACGAGGACGCGCGTGCAGACAGTACGTTCGAGAGGGTACGGCAAGCGCGCGCCCGCAGGAGGCTGAAGTGACGCAGATGGGCCTTTTTCAACGGTCTCCTACCGGCTGCGCGAAATCCACTGCCACATCCCGGATCACCCGGAACTGGGAATGAGGTTCGATGACCACGGTTTCACCGGGTTGGATTAAAGTGGTGCAGCCCATCACGTCCTGGCCGTTCACCCGCACCATGCATGATCCGCATATCCCTTTAAAACAGGTAGAAGTACGGCAGGCAAATGTCCCGTCCTGATCATGGATCTTGGCCAGCAGGGCCATCACTGACAGAGGCTGTTCCGACGGAATATGGACTGTCTGAAAGTCCCCCGTTTTCTCCCCGCCAGGTTCCCAGCGAAATACTCTGGCGGTAATCGTCTGCGTTCTCTGACTCATATGGAATCCTCCGCATCCCCATGTAATTTTTTTATTAATTGTTTTCGTTCCGGCATTCCGATCATCCTGCTGTCAATCCTGCTCATAGGGATTTTTTCCGAAAATGTCGAAGCATATTTAAACTAAATGTAAAACGATAAAAGGACGAAGTTTGATGTCGAAGTTTATTTCGTTTCTGATCTATATTCTGCTGTCTTTTAACTTGCTCTGCGGTTTTATGCCTGCAACGGTCCAGGCTGGGATAAAAGAGGATTATGAGGAAGCATTGAATTTATACCTGACGGCCGGGGCCTGTATGGCGGTATACAGCGGCCGCAGCGGAGCCATGGCCTGCAACTATCTGCAGCAAAGCGGCTTTACCGTCGAATACTTTGATCAGGTATCAGCAAAGGCGGATACCCGCTTTCTTCTGGCCAGCAACGAATCAACCTCTGACCAGCCAGTATATATATTAGCCATCGTGGGCACAGAAAACTTTAAGAACCTGAAGGTTGACCTGCGAATCGACATGATCAATTTTGCAGGAAACTTTTTAGATGAGCTTGTCCAGAATGCCGACCCCCGGAATATCACCGACTCTCGGCCAAAAGTGCATCGGGGTTTTTACCAGTTTGTCCAGACAGCCCTGATGGGCAAAACTCCCGGCAAACCAACCGCACTGGCTCAGCGCCTGAAGGAACTTTTGCTGGCTGACCGGAACCGGAAACTCTACCTGGCAGGGCACAGTCTGGGCGGCGCCGCCGCCATTCTAACCGCGACCAAGCTGCTGGACATGGGAGTGCAACCGGAACAGCTCGAGATTATAACGTTTGGCGCCCCGGCTGTAGGCAATGCTGCCTTTGCCCGGCAATTCGGGTATCGTCTAAATCTGACCCGGGTGGTTATACGCGGCGATCCGATTACCGGCATACTGCAAAGCCTAGGCCGGTACCGTCAGTTTGGCCGCGAGATCACCTGGAAAATACCTGCCTCCATCAATGGGGTGTCTCACCATCTTGAGGTTTATCTGGATGTGGCGATCAAGAACTATTACCGCCAACGCCAGAAGGCCCTGGAAGCCGGGATCATCCAGGCGCCCTCCCGCATCGGCGCCTCTCCCAGAGTCTACGTGGCCCCGGTGGCTAACCGCCTGCCATCCGGCCTGCAGCAAGAGTTTTGGTATATGCAGCAGACCCTGTGGGATGAATATCGCCAGATTCTGCCCGGATATGTGATCGATACCGGTCCTGCATCAGAAAATATCTGGCGGCAAAAAGCCCTGGCAGAAGGCTGCGAATTTTTGATCATGCCGGAAATATCAGGCTATGCTATAAAAGATGAGTTCAATGCCTATTATGTTACCCTGCACCAGACTATCTATGACGTAAAGACCGGCCAGCTTTTAAATCTTACGCTTTTTTCCCACAACACCCTTCACATCTCCCCCCTGGAAGCCCTGATGCATAACGCCAAGCGTCTGACGACGTCAACCCTTTCCCCGGACAGCCTGAGACGCCTGCCGATACCATTTCCCAAAGCCTCAGTCAATTTTAGTTCGGAGAACAAGCCGCAATACCTTTGGTAGGCCCAGAGATGCGACGCATCCCGGAACCGCGGAGAATTTAAGGGACTTTTCGGTTATAATGAGAGCTATGCTGCCAGCACTCCGCCGAAAAGTCCTAAATTCTGATGCCCAGAGATGCGACGCATCCCGGAACCGCAGAGAATTTAAGGGACTTTTCGGTTATAACGAGAGGAATGCTGCCAACACTCTGTCCGAAAAGTCCTAAATTCTGATGCGGCACCAGAAAAAACATTGCTGCATACAGTGTATTAAAAAGCCCTACTGGAGGATACATGGAGATTTCAGAGTCCGTCCGCTGGGTCAAAGATGTGTGTCTCGGCAGCTTACAGATCAAACTCCGCAACAAAGATCCCCAGACTGCTCTTCATGCCGCCAATACCAGCAAACTGGCAGCTGTGGTAGCCGGGCGGCTGGGAATTAAGGACACCCTCGAGCTCAGGCTTGGATGCCTGCTGCATGATGTAGGGAAACTGCTGCTGAGCATCGAACCTGCCAAGCGGAAGTTAACCTATACAGATTATGAGGTTGTACAAAAGCATCCGATCCTAGGTTATATGATTCTTAAAGAAGCGGGATATCCCAATGAAGTGGCGGAGGTAGCGCTCTATCATCATGAGCGGATCGATGG includes:
- a CDS encoding FAD-binding protein, with the translated sequence MKITEQMQTDVLVIGAGGGGLRAALAAAEAGSQVLLVNKGPVARSGITLTAAGGMQAPFAAGDDPERYFTDTIENGYYLADQNLVKVLAEDACARALDAERFGARLVRDTAGDLQCKQFPGQSKPRNLFFKGGGVGLAAALARACRNHDRITVVDDFYVSGLLKSQDLPGAAAGALGLDLRRGGLTQINAKAVVVATGGFQWLWAVNDCPADATGDGLVQAYRLGAELVDMEMVLFYPTVIVWPESVKGAFVHYEFLSPEMLDGNVYDKNGQPILPKPLPVRDTAMRLMAGAIADGRGTDRGGVLWSVADSPKGTDAIRKMLNLAQYNYIRAHGLEPATDQVETAPGAHYLMGGIHIDETCRTSVPGLFAAAECAGNFDGANRLAGNGITATQVFGARAGLTAHAWAAANGPMAVDTAVQEQETARVAAKVSTRPCQETSLVPLRDKLRAATQTYAGVNRNADGLLRLVTAAREVQLAASEIQVADQAVFNQQLVDLLQLETLCEAAGLVAGSALLRQESRGHHYRTDFPQQNDVFWRQHTLAYKLETGPRFTVKPVVKL
- a CDS encoding 2Fe-2S iron-sulfur cluster-binding protein; this encodes MSQRTQTITARVFRWEPGGEKTGDFQTVHIPSEQPLSVMALLAKIHDQDGTFACRTSTCFKGICGSCMVRVNGQDVMGCTTLIQPGETVVIEPHSQFRVIRDVAVDFAQPVGDR
- a CDS encoding lipase family protein, with amino-acid sequence MSKFISFLIYILLSFNLLCGFMPATVQAGIKEDYEEALNLYLTAGACMAVYSGRSGAMACNYLQQSGFTVEYFDQVSAKADTRFLLASNESTSDQPVYILAIVGTENFKNLKVDLRIDMINFAGNFLDELVQNADPRNITDSRPKVHRGFYQFVQTALMGKTPGKPTALAQRLKELLLADRNRKLYLAGHSLGGAAAILTATKLLDMGVQPEQLEIITFGAPAVGNAAFARQFGYRLNLTRVVIRGDPITGILQSLGRYRQFGREITWKIPASINGVSHHLEVYLDVAIKNYYRQRQKALEAGIIQAPSRIGASPRVYVAPVANRLPSGLQQEFWYMQQTLWDEYRQILPGYVIDTGPASENIWRQKALAEGCEFLIMPEISGYAIKDEFNAYYVTLHQTIYDVKTGQLLNLTLFSHNTLHISPLEALMHNAKRLTTSTLSPDSLRRLPIPFPKASVNFSSENKPQYLW
- a CDS encoding HD-GYP domain-containing protein codes for the protein MEISESVRWVKDVCLGSLQIKLRNKDPQTALHAANTSKLAAVVAGRLGIKDTLELRLGCLLHDVGKLLLSIEPAKRKLTYTDYEVVQKHPILGYMILKEAGYPNEVAEVALYHHERIDGRGYPFGISRNEIPLFARICAVVDAFDVMVSGRPYQPRIPVAAALNELHRHSGLQFDPIVVTALAQAAPQILGTIVSPRNLAIRVSSHA